The Anser cygnoides isolate HZ-2024a breed goose chromosome 20, Taihu_goose_T2T_genome, whole genome shotgun sequence genome contains the following window.
gcctttttcatctgtaatttGAATTTAAGAAGACAAACAGGCAAAGGTGTATTTATACCTAGGtatgctgtgcagcagctcacAAAGCTAGGGATTGGAAAGTCTTAGCTGAGAGCACAAAGTTGCATTAATTGTGTGAATTCATTTTTCCCATAAAAAGCAGACCAGAAAGATTTCTCCTGTGACCTAAATCTAAAGTTCTTTACTCTCTCTTCTGTGGTCTTTTtctggaggcaaaaaaaaaaaaaaaaaaaaaaaaaaaaaaaaagaaaaaaaaaagcacccagGAAAACATTAAACATGAATGTTAGGTTCTAAAGGAACCTTTAGCTCCCCAAATACACACCCAGCTCACATCTTTCAGCCTGTCCCTCAATCCCATGGAGCTCAGAACAGGGATTCTATCCTCATTCCTACGAGCAAGACAAATTTACACAAAGCTACAGGAGGATCTCAGCAGGCTTAGCAGAAAAACATGTGCAACTGCTGAATTTATGCTAGAGGCACCGATACCAGGCTTTGGCTGCTGCTGTAACATACATATTTATCACTATTGCCAACAGAACAGCTGAAATCAGAATAGGTTATGCCTATGCCCTCTGCTGTTCACTAGCTGGAAATGCATTACAAAGCATTCTGAACACCAGGGGaatcagaaaaacataaaatttacAGAGTATATAtttgaaaccaaaaaaaacaacagacaacaaaacaacagGGCCAACAGTGGGCACAGTTACTAACATCCACACATTGAGAGGGAGAAAGAATGCCTTTCTCACTCccaatccagaaaaaaaaaagttatacttcaattttaattactgttgatGCAACAATCAATTTGCAGAGCTATGATTCCTAGGTTTTCCTCCTTACTTTTCCACTGACCAGATATGTTCAAATCATGTAAGATCTCTCCAGAGTCAGCATTTTCTAGGGCTATTTATACCATGTAAACTGAACAACTAACAACGTGTCTTCAAAGAGGGCATAAACCAATTGCTGCATGGATTAGGGATGAATAGCCTTATCTAATTAATGCATAATTAGCAAAATGTCTTATCTAGAGGGCAGGGGATGCACAGATAACACTAGATTAGTTGGAATACATCCGATAAGCTTACAGCAAAACTCTCTTCTTTTGAGAAGTACTCCCTCTGTTGTTTGGGACACAGTGTGTTTCTTCCCCTGGTTCCTACTCAAGTGACTTAGCACAGATTACACGTCAGAGGTTCACCTGGATTCTCGTCACTTACTCTGCAGCTTCCCATTACACACAGACTGAAAGCTCCATGGTGTTGAGAGTTTTCCTGCTCACATCTGGTTCCATCTATGAAACTGTCTTCGCGGCTTACCATGAATTCGTTTTCAACGGCCCTGCACATGTGCTTGCACTGCATGTCCCCTGGAGGAGGCAGACAGGAGGACCAAGGAGTTACTCtttcagaaaaacacacaactgGCCATCAAACCATAGGAAGAAGTCAAAAGAATCTGATAGAAACAGCATCCAGGTTTTACCTGAAAACTAAAACCATCAGTGAAATGGCCTTTAGATTTGGAAGAAGAGTTAAGCCCATCAGAACTCCCATTCACAAAGAAACCATggtttctcagcctttccttacCTTTGGCAAAGCCAACAGCAGAAGTCCAAGTATAAAAGGATGGCACTTCTTTGGTGAGAAACAGCGGCTTTAAATTTGTTGCTGCACACTGCTCAGCCATAAAGTCCTGCTGGGTCGTCAAACAGGCCTGCATCCCAGAGAGAATTGTACAGGTAATGAAAAGAGGTTATTGAGCACAGAATCCCAAGCAGCATTTCACTCACTAGCCATAGGCAGAAAACAGTGGCTGGTAAGTGAAAACATCAGAACAACTACAAGTAAAGAACACCACTTTAAAGTGAGGCTACAGGATACGCAGAGAATTGTGTTCAGAAGCTGATCTTTGCTgtttatacaaataaaaaaaaaaaaagggggggggtagAGGTGATAAGTAAAATAGGAACAATATAAGAATGTCCCTCTGAAGAAAACTAGCATTACATGAGTCACTATTTTCTTGGTGTCTGTCCTGCTATAAAGGTGTAGAGAAAATACCTCATTACATATGAACAATGCTATTAAATAACACGGTTGTCTTCAGACACAGTGCAACAAACACCTCACCTGTTGTCAAACAGATGGAGACAATATGCCAGATCTTTAGTTTCTCTTCCCACAGCAATCAGCTTTGAGAAGTAAAGTTCCGAACCATACAGCTTTCAAAGGGTTAaacagcattaagaaaaaaagttcctAAGATGCAATCAGCTGCATTACCTGAGTATTGCACATCTCCATTTggatgctgctgccctggcactCCTGTCCCCCAAAAGCAGGCctgaaaaatgacaggaaaatagCTCCTCTACAGAGGCAGGTTCATCccaagcaaaaagcaaaacgCAGACGTCTGGGCCCTGAAAAGGCCAAGAGACCTTGTAAACTCCCCAGACCCACACCTCTTACCTGGGGTTGTTACAGAACCTCTGCCTTATCACAACTCCACCTCCACAGCTGCgggagcaggaagaaaaggggCTCCAGCTGGACCACTGCCCATGGACTACAGCCATGGGGTTCAGTTCTTCCAGAGAGCTGCACCGTCCCTTGAAGCACCACTGAGACCAAGAATACACAAAATTGGCAGAAGCACCACAGTGAACCCAGCAGAGCTAGCTTCTGCAAGGGTGGCAATAAATCCCTCTTTTGGCAAGCTAGACTGTCACAGAGAATCCCAAGATGAACACGGCACCTTCTCACAAGAGGTTAGAAAAGAAAAGTCCCCTTCCTAATTATAGGATAACATGAGATTGAGATTTAAATAAAGAGCTTATGCCACTTCAAGTAGAAAGCAAAGCCTTGGAGAAGAGCTTAGATATAGGCTATAGGACTGCAAAGCAACTCCAGAGATAAAGACAACATGGAACACCAAGATCAGCTTGTACCAGTTTGTGACTTGAGTGTGTGGCCTTAGCTCCCTGTCCAAGAGGCACTGAGTCCCATGTAACATCCAGCCACAGACAGTGTCTTGCTATCTAACAAGCTCCATAGCACCCACTCTTTTCATCATCCGAGCATCAGCAGCCTCCTCACCTTATTGATTCCACACTCGGTACCATCCAAGAGGGGAACAAGAAGCCGAGTACAACTGGATTTGTCTCCTGGTTGTACATGGCATGAGAGAACTTTACATATGTCCTGgtgtgacaaaaaaaaacaagttcaaTTAATCACTTAGGCTCATCAACACTGCCATCACAAAAGCTGCTCAGTTTAAATGGTGCATGTCCCAGATGTCCACACAGCTACCCAACAAGGATGAAGGCCAGCAACGgaaataataaaagcattttaaaaaccttttaagGTTTGCTCTTTGCCAAGGAATCTGAGGCAGAAAAGTACCTTCAGTCCCTTTGTAATAACAAAGTCTCTAGCTCCCTTTCTCTGAATCTCAGCTCCAGAACATTTCCCTGTTGTCCCCAACAAGACAGAAACTTTCTACCTACAACATTGCTGTCAGCAAAGGTGCATGCGGTTGCAACACTCCCAAAGGCTATTTTACATTGCTCATCTGCTCCATAGTATAAGCCAGGCTTCCATCCAGGGATGCTGCCGTCCATGTCCGGCAGGTCATTTAAGCAGTTTGTTTGGCCTGTGCTGATACAGACATAAGAAATATCACTTTCCCAGCTGTGGGTAGTAAGGACAATGACATGTTTGCAAACTTCTGCTGAGTTTCATTCTGAGAGTTGGCTGTTGCTTTCCCAGACAACACATGCTTACTGTGGGCTGTGATGGATttagctgcagcagctgcctggagaCACTCACAGCTCTCCACTGCTGAGGTTAAAACAAGAACCCAAGCCTGTTCCTCACCCAGCCAGTTCACAGCCCACAATGTATGTTTAGACCTAGGCGctctgacattttaaataaaatttccagGGTGAGCTAGTGTCTGAGGAGTCCAATGCAGCCCAGGCATGTTAGTCACTAACCAAAGCAATTTCCAGCTACTTGAAGCGAAGACTGGGTTTAACCTCAGCAACAGACTCAAGTgataagaaataaacaaaccccACATACATCACAGTTCCTCATTTTCTAAGGAAGTCCTACTTTATTCCTTGACTTTCCCCCACAGGGCTGTGCTCCCACAACATGCACACAAAACTCAACCACTCCCTTACCTGACGAAGGCCAGGAATTCTTCTCGGCTACACTGGGACCAGGCAAGGTCAATGCTACTGTGGTTTCCTGCTGAACCCATGATGTAACCATTGCTGCTGCACTGATTCCCCTCACCATCATGGGGGATTCCAAGGCTGTAACAGAAAAAGCACCGAGCCCTGAGAAGAAACCCAGAGGTTTCATTCCCTTAGCACCTCTATTCTCTCTGATCTCTAAGCAAGGGCTGAGCTCCCTCTGCAGCCTTTCCTCCTACAGTTGTCACAAAAggtttctctctgcagcttttaaGTGTTGTAGAACTTGCAGGAATGCAAGAAATGCAAGGAACTCTTTCCAAAAATTTTGCATAATCTATAGGAAACCCACCGTTATGACAAAAGACCCTTTACTTTCTCCTGAATTCTTCAAACCAGGGAGCGTTTTCCCCCATCTGTGCTGCTCCCTGACTTTCCTCACTGACCTGTGCCCAATCTCATGGGCTATGGTGACTCCCAGGTCAAAGCCGGTGTCCTGAGTAATAATGCAACTCCAGGAGGACGAGCAGACTCCCCCTAACTGAGTCACTCCACGTAGCTCCTTGTTCCCGTCAGGTAACTCCAGATCAAACCTAAAGTAAGGGAgaggaaagagcaaagaaacaTTGCAACTAGCAAAGTCAGGACTAGATATTCATACAAATTTATTTGCACCTTCCTGATCTAACTTAGTCAGCTAGCTAACATTTCTTTTGTCATATGAAGGTCCGCAGGGCAAGATGGTAGTAGAAGGGTCCCACAAATCCCTATTGTTCGAAATTCTTGGTGattctacatttaaaaaatcctcACATCCCCAGACAAGCAGAACAGAACGAAACAACCTAACCTATTTGCCAAAGACAGAGCAGTATCATCCTCTTTTTGAAGAAAGAGCCCCAAACCAAAGCCATGACATTCAAGAAAAGCTTGCCTTCAGCACGTTTAGTCAAGGAAATTTAGAACAAGGAGTCTGAAAGTCAGACAAAATGTCTGATTCTGAGAAAATCCCTGTAGCACTAGAAAACTTCTGTAAACACCCgtggcttttcctttccagctaTCGTTCAACATTTCTGCCCACAAAAAGCTGCAGTGGATTTGACTGTGCTGCACTGGAAGTACACAATGTTCACTGAGTCTGCCTGGTCCGTGTTTGGAAAATATTCCAGTTTGTTCCAGAAAATGGGGAAACAGCACCTCTGACAAACCACACCACGGGCAGGAGAATCAATCCATCTTCAAAGGTGCTGTGCAAACCAGTGTCACTGTGCTGGTAGCTGGACACCAACAGACTGATTTCCAGTCTCCTGCCAGGACAGGGGAGCTTCAGTACCTGGTCACATACAGCACAATGTCAGCGTGCCGGGGATCAGAGTCATTCTGGGGGTTGACCTTCTTGCTCCACTCGCAAACACTGATTAGTGAAGAGGTGATATTTGTTGTGATGTTTACATCCACCTGAAGTAAGATCATACATTTGCACATTTCATACAGCTTTTAGCAAAGCCCCAGACAACATCTGAACAGAGCCCTCCCTGCTTACCTCCGGTTCCCTCAAAACAAGCATTTGCATCAAATGAACCCTGAAATGACCACCCAGCGAAGCATCtcgcagcagctctgccccctgTTAAGATACAGAAAAGATTCAGTAAAGAAGTCATCTCGGTGACTTCCAGTATCTATTCCAAATTACAGGGGTGCACTCATTACAAAGCTAACACACCTGGTAACTATAAGGGCAAATATAAATTCACCAGGAAGTACAATCAAGTAAGCaacataaatgtaaaaaaaaaataaatctgtcaaTTGATGATAACTTGTTAGACTCATCAGCTACtctgaaacagagagaaaaatctgcacagaaaacaaatttcataGGGTAGGAGAGTAAATTCAATGGATCTGGCTTAACCTCACTGAAATCGAGAGGGACTGAATCAAGTCTCTGGTGATAAAACTCTTGCTACTGTATCTTATATTATCTGTGTAATTAGATTAGTAACGAAATGAAGAGCTTTTAACattcacttttccttttgcagctcTTTCAACAAGGGTAAGCTTGATGTGCAGTCCCAATGAAACACAAACGAACACCCTGCATGTAAGCAGTGCTCTGTAATAGGAGCAGGTAACCACAGACACCTCTGGGAAGTGCATCCACAGAGCTAAATCTACCTGCAACACTGTGAGCTCTTACACTGGAACAGCAGTCCAAACAGAAAACTACTCACAATGTTCAGGTTTGCAAGAATATATCGCTCCGTGTCCTCTTTGTGGTGCAAGTAAACGTCGGGACCTGCTACGACCATCAGCTCCAGATGTTTGacagctccctcagccctcTTCTGCAGGCGAGAAGGAAACTGCCCTGCTGAACAGCAAAAAGGGACGCAGGGAGTTTAAAATGCAAGACAGCATACAAGATCCTGCAGATTCACTCCCTCTTCCTGAAAGACTAAAGTACTGATAGACGACTACTTTCACAGTCACTTGCCCAAGTTTCACacttttgttggttttcttcaCCTGTCTGCACCCTTGGTAACATATTTATATTATCCAAATAACAAGTAcctaaatgaaaaacattgtttACACCTCAATGAGGTGAGAGCCATTTATCAAGTATAATCATATACTTGCAGATACAAATCTTTCTCCTCAGCTCATTCAAGCAGCCCCACTACCAGAAGACagtttttcagagcagaacaACCAGGGCTTCCTTTCCAAATATGTTACCTCTTGCTGTACTTGATCCTACTCTGGCACTTCTGAAGAGAATGTGGGGACTGGAGAAGCCAAGATCCTTCAGCAGGGCCATATCTTTGTTTCTGACAGGCCTGATATGaatcttttcttcatctgtaatGACGACTCCTTgctaaaggaaatgaaattccATCTCTGAGTTATTCCAGACATTTACTACAATGGAGAACTCTTATCATGTCCTTCCTGCTTCTCATTTGTAATGCTCAGATTTATTAAATGGATGGTTCACACATGTGTGGGGCATCAAGCTGCAAACCTGCAAAGGCTGTAAATACTTGTAAGAAAAGCTGACAAGTTCAGTGCATACTCACCAGCTGCCCTTCACAGTAAGTGACTCTACACTCAGCCCCAGGAGGTAGTGATGGCTTTCCACCTGCAAAGCAGTTGCCTGAGAATTGCTTCAGTATGCTAAAAGAAGAGTTCACCATTTGATTGAtcacaaaggaagaagaaacgAGGGCATGGTCCTCTAGAAATTCAAAGGCATAGACTTCTCCCCAAGCTTTAATGGAGCAATGTTGAATTCGACATGTCAGCCCAATGTGCTCTTCTTTACAAGGGCAACTTGGCTGAGCAACCACAAACTCGGGTACTGAAAGAAAcgaaacaaaaccagaacaaggGGAACGGTTATAAGAAATGATGatacatggaaaacaaatataataaTTTGTATCCTTGCAAAAAATTATTCTCCAACTGACAACTGTGCCTTTTGAGGTCACTTTGCCAATAGTCAAAGAACTTCTGTGCGTTCAACTATTCCAAAGCAGGGTACTCTGACCGGGAACAGACAACAGCTCTGAAACTAGCTTCTGACTTATCTGTGCTTCTGCTCCCTTGTTAAGGAGAACGGCTCATTTGACAAAGGCTGAGACAGTTTTACTTCCTCAGATGTTAAGCATTACTGAGTGAGAATAATCATAACCCAAACAGAGACACTGGAAAGTGCGCTAGATGAACTCACAAGTCAACAACATCCTTGCTTCAAGAATTTGGGAGTTCAAAATGTATCTTTATTCTGAACTACCACCAATCCAGACCTAGAGTGCTAGTCTCTccatctgtttatttaaaaaaaataacaagtgcATTTAAAGCTATTCTTAGTTTATAGCTTCCCATTCAGATGACTTGGATGCGTTAATCTCGTAGAAATATATCAATACAGAGAACGAGGACTGTAGCAGAAATGCGTAAAAAGATTTATTGTATCTCCTTTAGGAGATTTTAAATACTGACCCAGTTCTTCAACACACTGAGACACAGATTACCTCACTGAGTAATGCAACTCAGAAATGCTAAATGCTTGTCAGAACAGAGTTAGTTAATAAGCGTTCTTAGCATTATCAAATGTACGGGATTAGAAATAAACTGACAAATGTGTTCCAACATCAAGAAGGAAGGAGCTCTGCATACCATCAGACACTGAGCTGGTTccaaaataagagaaaatatctTCCGGATCCAAAGCTCTGAGAAATTTCTGCAAGAAGAAGAATggctttactttatttttttaaagaaaaacaaatggataCAAGACTATTATTTAACTGAACCTAACCTAGAAGGAACATCAGCAAACAATTCAACAAGTATCGATGCCAAGTTctaatggttttattttgcactgAGCATATGCTGCACAATGGCCACCCAGAGGAAATAACTTTATCTTCTTGATTAGTGAGGTTTGATACATTTTGGCTTAGAACACAttgtgttttctctccttttttttttttttttcctagaaataaaaaaggcttcctggaaactgcattttctgGAGGTCAAACTTACCTCTTGGAGAATGGATGGCCAACAAAATCCCAGAGGGAACATCATGAGAGCTCGGATCATCAAGCTGATGATCATGCTGGAAGAATTGCAACCAGTGCTGCAGAGTAAACTCTGGCCCAAGGGTGATTAAAATGTTTAGCCCGAGGCATCACGTGGAACGGAAGTGAAGAATACACAGTTTAAACAAACAGGAGAGTTGATCTTCTGCAGAGAGGGACAGTCGAGGGGGAATTGAACTGCTGCAGGAGGTTTTACAGGAACAGCTGTAGGGGCAGAGCTTTTGCGCAACGTTTGCAGCTTTATTACAGCCAAAGAGCACAGCCATAAGAGGAGCTTTGGGCCAGTTTTAGCAGCCAAATAAACAAGGCACAATTtgcagggtgggggggcggAACTGGGCTCCAATTTGTTCAACCTGTGCATTGCTGCTCCCTGCACCTCGACCATGCTGGAGCCTCACAGGTGGACTTGGACAGACCGTGAGGCATGGCAAGACGCAGCACCTCGAAACCACGAGCCAGGCCCTGATGGCGGCCACACAGGGCACACACAGCAGGGTCTGCCACCCGCGTCTAAAGCAGGACCTCGGGTCAGCCCTCGGGGTGCCGCCAGCCCGCGGGACCTGCCCCCCAAGCACACAAACAATACCCTCGTGAAAGCCCCAGCTTTATTGAAACCCCAGCTTTATTGAAGCCCCAGCTTTATTCAAACCCCAGCCCCAGACTCCCCCCTCCTCAGGGCTCGCCCCACGGGCGGCTCAGCGCCGGCCGCTCCCGCAGCCGCCAGGGGCCGCCAGCgcaggcccggccccggcgcccggAACCGCAGCGCGGGGCTGCGTTCCCCGGCGGGCCGCTGCTGCGAGGCGCTGAGGAAACGGCGGCCGCGGCCCTTTCGATTCCCGTTCCCCGTCCCCACATGGCAAAACGGGGCCCCGCGgagcccggggctgcggggccgagcCCCGGGGCCCGCGGGAAAGgcaagaggaagaaattctggCGGCGCCCCGCGGAGCCTGCCGCCCCGCAGGGCCCTAAGATGGCGACGgccctgccccgcagcccccaggagTTCTCCGCCAACTGGAAGGCGCTGCAGGAGGTGAGGGCGAGCCGCCAGGCCAGGGATGCTGTCGTTTTCCTTGCTAGTACAGTTCCACACCGCGtatagtaattaaaaaacatgGTTTCGTGTTAAAATAACGCGCAGGGGTCTGGGAGATGCCGTTGCAGTAATGCCCCTTCAGCCAGATAAGAGAGCCCTGGTCAGCTTCACGCTGAGGTATTGTGTGGAGTACTCTAACAAATGACAGCAGGGTAGAATTGAAGGGagataatctttttttcttttttttttttcttttggtcatTTTAGCTACTgaaacaaaaggcaaataacTCGGATGAGTCCCACTCTGCATGtcaaacacacaccaaaaagaAGCATCCGCTCAAAGAGGGGACCAGCCAACAAGTTCCAGTTAGCAAAGGGAATGAGAACGTGGCAAAGCCCAAATCcgcaaacaaaaaggaagatggTCCTGCTAAAGACGGTCCTCCTTTGGATAAGAAAAAATCCAAGGCGGTTGCAGCGGACAAGAATTTAAAGCCCAAATCCACAAATAAAACGGACAACAGTTCTGCGAAAGACAATCCTCCTTTGGCTAAGCCAAAATCCAAGAAGGTTGCAACGGACAAGAATTTAAACGGCAccaaaagcaatggaaaaagctgcaaggaaaaaaggaagaatggcAATATTGAAAAGGAGAAGGGTGATGTAAAACATAAGAAGAGGAAAGCTGAAGCTGTGGAGCAGCAGCCCAAAGAGTGAGTACTTCAGGCATCATGCATGTAtttgaatgtttattttagGAGGTGTATGTAAGGAGTACAGGGTATTACATTTGAAATAGCTGCACTCTTCCAGACTATATTTTGGGAGAAGTAAGATGAACAGTGCCCCTCCTCGGATAAGGCAACAAACTTGCATAGATGACAGTACTAGACTACTTTTCAGAGCTGatttcttgatttaaaaataaatctgcttttccTACACTATAAAGATGGAAAACCactttaaaactatttaatgtaattaaatttGTACTTACCAGGGCTGACATCTGGTTTGATGATGTTGATCCAAAAGATATTGAAGCAGCAATAGGACCTGAAGCAGCAGAAGTTGCTAGAAGAAAACTGGGACTTAAAACAGGCCGATCCGAACAGTCTGTGGAGCGGGTGCtggttaaagaaaaatcttctgaTGGGTGAGTGGCATTCCAGTGGGAAGCATGACAGCAGAAGCATCAAGATTTTTCTGATAACTCTGATTTGTAGATGCAGCATGTAAGCTGACATCCCCCTGGGTCTGCTGACAGTCATACTGCTGAGTTCTCTCCATGAAAATGTGTGCACCTTGCGAACTTCACTGTGCGGTCCTTGTAACAGGTGTGTCACCAagctgtccttttttcttttcaggctgACAAGAACAGTAGCCATGGACTGTGAGATGGTGGGAGTGGGACCAAAGGGTGAAGACAGTATTGTGGCTCGAGTGTCCATTGTGAACCAGTTTGGAAAGTGCGTTTACGATAAGTATGTCAAACCTACAGAAGAGGTGACGGATTACAGAACTGCTGTTAGTGGCATACGTCCTGAGAACGTAAAGACAGGTAGGAGTTTTTTCCCAAACCTGTCCTTTAAGGAAGGCAATTTTAACATGCTACCACAAAAGCCTCATTGGCTGAGCTTGAAAAAGTTTTAGACCTAAtttgaaaaaatggaaaataaaatctagtcTGAATGCTAGGAAAAAATGTGGGAAGAAGAACTTTTTTACAGAATGGTCACTGATATCCCAGATGAAATTCACTTGTTAATTATGGTGTGCGAATAATATGTAAGTTGATTTCCTTTTAGTGTTGTGCTCTTCATGGCAAGAAGATTCAGTGTCAAATACAAATTCATATAACTACAGTCCCAAAGATACAATTGCCTTCACAAAAAAAGATGCAGTGTTTTAATTGTAGCTTGCTTAGTGTCTTAGGTGTCTAACAGAAGGTGGTCTAATTGTGTGGTGTTTTTAGgtgaagattttaaaacagttcAGAAGGAGGTTGCTGATATCTTGAATGGAAGGATTTTAGTTGGGCATGCTTTACACAATGACCTAAAGGTACGTGGCTGCAAATTTCTTACTTTGAAGATAAGGCTCCAAACACTGAAAATTGATTAACTTTCTAATATATCTTCCTAGATTAGTCAGATGAACACACCTGAACTCCTAGAAACGACAGCTTTATAGTTGTTAGCTCAGTTTCATGTCCTTATACACTGCACCAGGTATAGCCCTATTCACTTACACTATTGACTTCAACTTCCACGCTGACTTAATAGCACTGATTTGGCTACTAAAGAGCCAGAGAAGAAACACCATAATGAAAGAAACCTTTGCATGCTTTGCTTAGCCTCCAAAGCTCAACAGTTTGGTTACTTTCCATGTAACAGCACTCATTAGCCCAGAAATACAATTTCTTTCAGGTCCTATTTCTCGATCATCCTAAGAAGAAAATGCGtgacacacaaaaatataaaccTTTCAGACAGAGAGTCAAGGTAAGAAACTGATGTGAAGGAACACCTTGATTAATTGACTCCTGGGCTGCTGAATCCCAGCTTCTAGGTTGCCCCActtgcttctgtttctctttactACCTGAAACAAGTCTAATTGAATGGTTACTTAGTGTTTGAAATACAGCAATGTCACTTAGTGCATTACAGACATTACCAGTAATACCTGTAGACAAAATTCAGTGGCTCTCCCATTCTTTACCACTTGCATGGTCTTCATAACACTTTTCTGGATAGCAACATAAGATGGTACAGTTCTAATTACAGTAGGGCTTATGTGATGATCCCTCTTAATAGTATAATTTGTACAAggatataaaaaaatacagatggtTTCAAATTTCTACTGAGACTGCAGGAGTAAAGGTTCAGATTATAGGGCGATATTTTAAGTTTCATAACTATATACTTAGTTTGTTTCTCACAATAAAACACCCCAAACATAAGTCTTAGGGTTATGGTAATACATAGAAAACCCTCTTAGCAGTGCATGCAAACGTGCATAATCCTTGTAAATTCTCCTTGCTAGTTCACCAACAGAAGCTGTATGTATACGCGTATCTATATATTTCAAGCAGTGTGAGACAGCATGATtcaatcttttttatttccagtctgCACGGCCATCATTGAAGCTGCTCTGTGAAAGACTGCTAAATGTTCAAGTGCAGACATCAGAGCACAGCTCGGTATGTATCTCATCAGAACGTACATTTTAGGGTAGATCAGTAAGATAGTACACATTAGCTCTAGGATCAGGATTCAGCTGAGAATCCTGCAGCTTCATTCTGTCCTCTCGAAAGTTAGCAAGC
Protein-coding sequences here:
- the REXO4 gene encoding RNA exonuclease 4 gives rise to the protein MAKRGPAEPGAAGPSPGARGKGKRKKFWRRPAEPAAPQGPKMATALPRSPQEFSANWKALQELLKQKANNSDESHSACQTHTKKKHPLKEGTSQQVPVSKGNENVAKPKSANKKEDGPAKDGPPLDKKKSKAVAADKNLKPKSTNKTDNSSAKDNPPLAKPKSKKVATDKNLNGTKSNGKSCKEKRKNGNIEKEKGDVKHKKRKAEAVEQQPKEADIWFDDVDPKDIEAAIGPEAAEVARRKLGLKTGRSEQSVERVLVKEKSSDGLTRTVAMDCEMVGVGPKGEDSIVARVSIVNQFGKCVYDKYVKPTEEVTDYRTAVSGIRPENVKTGEDFKTVQKEVADILNGRILVGHALHNDLKVLFLDHPKKKMRDTQKYKPFRQRVKSARPSLKLLCERLLNVQVQTSEHSSVQDAQAAMRLYTLEKKQWEAAIKNKSKDKL